From one Humulus lupulus chromosome 8, drHumLupu1.1, whole genome shotgun sequence genomic stretch:
- the LOC133793724 gene encoding structural maintenance of chromosomes flexible hinge domain-containing protein GMI1-like, whose product MLTIKADWLNLGESVRYTFKHGRCIVPAIPLSQIAGNYSFLAIHSRHSNLSLNVEVHVKPAIPHPKVEHDGKNFSTVIENNKKVFEEDLLKIGSVVRILEEKCVKLNEEKEKIEQTMKKLQGFDWLAHL is encoded by the exons ATGCTAACAATAAAGGCTGATTGGCTTAATTTGGGAGAGTCTGTCCGGTATACTTTCAAGCATGGGCGCTGCATTGTTCCTGCTATTCCTTTATCTCAAATTGCAGGAAACTATAGCTTCTTAGCTATCCATTCTCGCCATTCAAACCTTAGTCTGAATGTTGAG GTTCATGTCAAACCTGCTATACCACATCCAAAAGTGGAGCATGATGGAAAAAACTTCTCCACggtcattgaaaataataaaaag GTCTTTGAAGAGGACCTGTTAAAAATTGGCTCTGTAGTCCGAATATTGGAAGAAAAATGTGTCAAGCTAaatgaagagaaggaaaaaattgAGCAAACTATGAAAAAATTGCAAGGTTTTGACTGGCTAGCACATCTATAG